The sequence AGTAGTGTAAGGCAGAAGCGCAATTTGACGCGAACGTTTGATTGCGATCGTCAGGGCGCGTTGGTATTTTGCGCTCGTGCCGGTTACACGGCGAGGCAAAATTTTACCGCGCTCACTGATGAATTTCTTCAGCAGTTCCGTATCTTTATAGTCAATGTGAGTAATTTTGTTCACAGTGAAAAAACATACTTTACGACGTTTGTTGCGGCCGCCACGGCGTGGAGGTCTTTTGTCGTTATCTCCGCCTTCTCTTTGTTTAAAAGCCATTGTCTTTTCAGTCCTTCCGTATTAAAATGGCAAATCATCATCCGATATATCAATCGGCTTACCGTCGCCCGAAAAGGGATCCTGATTATTGTTGCGCGAGAAACCGCTATTTCCACTGTTTCCGCGTCCGCCGCCGCCGTATGAAGGTGGCTCGGGCATATCCCCCCCGCCGGATGCGTTTCCGCTCTCACGGCTCTGGGAAGATTCCAGGAACCGGACATTATCGGCAATAACTTCGGTTACGTATACACGCTTGCCTTCGTTATTCTCGTAATTCCGTACTTGGATGCGTCCCTCTACCGCCGTCAGCCGACCTTTGCGCAAGTAATTGGCACAGGTCTCCGCCAGCTGTCTCCAGGTTACGACCGGAATGAAATCCGCTTCACGTTCGCCGCCTTGGCTTGTAAAAGGCCGGTCTACAGCAAGCGTAAACTGGGTTACGGCAACGCCGGCAGGCGTATAACGCAGCTCAGGATCGCGGGTCAATCGGCCGATCAGAATGACACGGTTCAACATCTTTGGTCCCCTCCTTGGAGCGATTTCCTTACAAAGCGAACTTCGCGCTATTAGGCAACGTCGTTCGTGATGAGATAACGAATAACTTCGTCGGAAATTTTCATCAGACGTTCCAATTCGGCAACTACTGCAGGCTCTGCATTGAAGTTAACCAGAACATAAACGCCATCACGGAATTTCTTGATCTCATACGCAAGACGTTTCTTACCCTGCACATCGTGCTTCGTAATTTCCCCGCCGTTAGAGATGATGCCTTGGAATTTTTCGACTGCTGCTTGAACGGCTTCTTGTTCAATGTCAGGACGAACAATGTACATCACTTCGTATTTGCGCATAACTTTCACCTCCTTATGGTCTAAGGCCCCTGATCGGGTCAGGAGCAAGGATCGAGCACAAACTCGAACTATAATAATATACCAAATCTGCGGACCCGATGCAAGCTCTATTCCTTTTCACCCTGTCTGATTATCGACTACCCTCGGGCTACATGAAGCCGCGATGCAATGTGCACAATAGAACTGCAGTTCATTTTTAATGCGGAAAGGAGGCGGCAAAATGGGCGAACAGACCGAATTTGAAGAAGGCCAACGGGCCCCAAATCCCGGAGTCTATACGGAGGTAGGCGAGGCACGAAGCTTCCATA is a genomic window of Paenibacillus durus ATCC 35681 containing:
- the rpsR gene encoding 30S ribosomal protein S18 — its product is MAFKQREGGDNDKRPPRRGGRNKRRKVCFFTVNKITHIDYKDTELLKKFISERGKILPRRVTGTSAKYQRALTIAIKRSRQIALLPYTTE
- the rpsF gene encoding 30S ribosomal protein S6: MRKYEVMYIVRPDIEQEAVQAAVEKFQGIISNGGEITKHDVQGKKRLAYEIKKFRDGVYVLVNFNAEPAVVAELERLMKISDEVIRYLITNDVA
- the ssb gene encoding single-stranded DNA-binding protein, giving the protein MLNRVILIGRLTRDPELRYTPAGVAVTQFTLAVDRPFTSQGGEREADFIPVVTWRQLAETCANYLRKGRLTAVEGRIQVRNYENNEGKRVYVTEVIADNVRFLESSQSRESGNASGGGDMPEPPSYGGGGRGNSGNSGFSRNNNQDPFSGDGKPIDISDDDLPF